In Corythoichthys intestinalis isolate RoL2023-P3 chromosome 11, ASM3026506v1, whole genome shotgun sequence, a single genomic region encodes these proteins:
- the LOC130923833 gene encoding E3 ubiquitin-protein ligase TRIM35-like produces MAGRMEDNLQCLTCLDVCNDLVVLPCSHRFCHSCLQQLKDKGEQLCQVCGTEFSSLEGLINLSRSFAARVEDNLQCPTCLDIFKDPVMLSCGHNLCRVCLQQWKDKGQQSCPLCRTEFSSIDLPLNLALKNVCENLSLASVKLEDIVNKEEFKLFCLDHQELVSIECINDEIHAGHHFCQVDEAAKGHKEKLQDRLQDAQKCLKDFNVCRDNCNEQAAYIKVQREKVESKIKKDFEELRHFLDIEEEAMLAAVREEEEKKSQVLKEKIVALGREMAVLSDAINSAEEQLATDHVSFLKNYQTEMTRIRKLPNKPELPRGALLDESKHVGNLKFSVWERMKESVSFSPIILDPNTAGQGLRLSEDLTVLSCQEGEAQRPRNLERGGRHHVLGSALVLGTHEWEVEVGDNAYWCVGVAWGDPCSPFNIKDRCVIRLRDGEYKILGDSSGLWNPPAKPQKIRVCVDMNKRRLSISESLRNTKICTKTNIDLSGNRKLLPYFFTKDERPLRIIPCSRHVTTPGVEEN; encoded by the coding sequence ATGGCAGGAAGAATGGAGGACAATCTCCAATGTCTGACCTGTTTGGATGTCTGTAACGATCTTGTCGTGCTGCCGTGCAGTCACAGGTTCTGTCATTCGTGTCTCCAGCAGTTAAAGGACAAAGGAGAGCAATTGTGTCAAGTATGTGGGACAGAGTTTAGTTCGCTGGAGGGACTTATTAACCTCAGTAGATCCTTTGCCGCAAGAGTGGAGGACAATCTCCAATGCCCGACTTGTTTGGATATCTTTAAAGATCCTGTCATGCTGTCGTGCGGTCACAACCTCTGTCGTGTGTGTCTGCAGCAGTGGAAGGACAAAGGACAGCAATCGTGTCCACTGTGTAGGACCGAGTTTAGCTCGATCGATCTACCTCTGAACTTGGCACTGAAGAATGTTTGTGAAAACCTTTCTCTCGCTTCAGTGAAGTTGGAGGACATCGTTAACAAGGAGGAGTTCAAACTCTTCTGTTTGGACCACCAGGAGCTTGTAAGCATTGAGTGCATCAATGATGAAATCCACGCCGGCCACCATTTCTGTCAGGTTGATGAAGCTGCAAAAGGTCACAAAGAGAAACTCCAGGATCGCCTGCAGGATGCACAAAAATGTCTAAAAGATTTCAACGTTTGTAGAGACAACTGCAATGAACAAGCAGCGTATATCAAGGTCCAGCGGGAGAAGGTTGAAAGCAAGATTAAGAAGGATTTTGAGGAGCTCCGTCACTTCCTTGACATTGAAGAGGAGGCCATGTTGGCTGCTGTCAGGGAGGAAGAGGAGAAGAAGAGTCAGGTGCTAAAAGAGAAGATTGTGGCTCTCGGCAGAGAAATGGCCGTTCTCTCAGACGCGATCAACAGCGCAGAGGAGCAGCTGGCAACTGACCACGTTTCCTTCTTGAAGAACTACCAGACAGAGATGACCAGAATCCGAAAGCTGCCCAATAAGCCCGAGCTGCCCCGAGGGGCACTGCTGGATGAATCCAAGCACGTGGGCAACCTCAAGTTCAGCGTGTGGGAGAGAATGAAGGAGTCAGTCTCCTTCAGTCCCATCATTCTGGACCCAAACACGGCTGGTCAAGGACTTCGTCTGTCTGAAGATCTGACCGTTCTGAGCTGTCAGGAAGGAGAAGCGCAGCGTCCAAGGAATCTGGAAAGAGGTGGGCGCCACCACGTGCTTGGCTCTGCTTTGGTCTTGGGAACACATGAGTGGGAAGTTGAGGTCGGAGACAATGCATACTGGTGTGTAGGAGTGGCATGGGGGGAcccttgttcgccatttaatatCAAGGACCGCTGTGTTATTCGATTACGTGATGGTGAATACAAAATTCTCGGAGACTCGTCTGGATTGTGGAATCCGCCTGCGAAACCGCAGAAAATCCGAGTTTGTGTGGATATGAACAAACGACGGCTTTCAATATCAGAATCTCTGAGAAACACcaaaatatgcacaaaaacaaaTATTGATTTGTCCGGTAACAGAAAATTGTTGCCTTATTTTTTCACAAAAGATGAACGCCCACTGAGAATAATCCCATGTTCACGTCACGTTACGACTCCAGGTGTTGAAGAgaattaa